Proteins from one Loktanella sp. M215 genomic window:
- a CDS encoding thiolase family protein → MSVIVAARRTAVAPAGGAFRAVSFHALAAPVLHACLADAGLDPALLGEVIVGNALGAGGNPARLCVLAAGLPERIAGLSIDRQCVSGLDAILLAHALIRAGVTEAVLAGGAESTSRRPVRLHTHADGRPPVPYDQAPFTPWPDRDPAMADAADRLGTELGIGRDAQDRWAVTSHAKARAARAQLRNEIVPLCDLHEDAFTRNLTLRTCARSLPIIGTVTAANTAVGADAAAFVLVVSDRLAQRLSGPQARIVGGCTLGGAPDLPGLAPVAAIRKTLQHANISARDIALAEVMEAYAVQAIACVDGAGLDPARVNTGGGALARGHPIGASGAINAVRLFHDLQTDRGYGLAAIAAAGGLGTALLLQV, encoded by the coding sequence ATGAGCGTCATCGTCGCCGCCCGCCGCACCGCCGTCGCACCCGCAGGGGGTGCCTTTCGGGCAGTGTCATTTCACGCATTGGCAGCACCGGTCCTGCACGCCTGCCTCGCCGATGCCGGCCTCGACCCGGCGCTGCTGGGTGAGGTGATCGTCGGCAACGCCCTTGGCGCCGGTGGCAACCCTGCGCGGCTGTGCGTGCTGGCGGCGGGTTTGCCTGAACGGATCGCGGGCCTCAGCATCGACCGCCAATGCGTCAGTGGGCTGGACGCCATCCTGCTGGCACACGCCCTGATCCGCGCAGGCGTCACCGAGGCGGTTCTGGCGGGCGGGGCCGAAAGCACCTCGCGCCGCCCTGTGCGCCTGCACACCCATGCCGACGGACGCCCGCCCGTGCCTTACGATCAGGCGCCCTTCACCCCGTGGCCAGACCGCGACCCCGCGATGGCCGATGCCGCCGACCGGCTGGGAACTGAACTCGGTATCGGGCGCGACGCACAGGACCGCTGGGCCGTCACGAGCCACGCAAAGGCCCGCGCCGCGCGCGCGCAACTGCGGAACGAGATCGTGCCGCTGTGCGATCTGCACGAGGACGCCTTCACCCGGAACCTGACCCTGCGTACCTGCGCACGCAGCCTTCCGATCATTGGCACCGTCACCGCCGCCAATACCGCCGTCGGTGCGGATGCGGCAGCCTTTGTGCTCGTCGTCTCTGACCGGTTGGCGCAACGCCTGTCGGGCCCTCAGGCGCGGATCGTTGGCGGCTGCACGCTGGGGGGCGCCCCCGATCTGCCGGGACTGGCCCCGGTCGCCGCAATCCGTAAGACGCTGCAACACGCCAATATCTCCGCCCGCGACATCGCGCTGGCAGAGGTCATGGAAGCCTATGCCGTGCAGGCCATTGCTTGCGTGGACGGCGCCGGGCTTGATCCTGCGCGGGTGAACACCGGCGGCGGCGCATTGGCGCGCGGGCATCCCATCGGCGCCTCTGGCGCGATCAATGCAGTGCGGTTATTCCATGACCTGCAAACGGACCGCGGTTACGGTCTAGCCGCCATCGCCGCCGCAGGAGGCCTCGGCACCGCGCTGCTGCTGCAGGTCTAG
- a CDS encoding AMP-binding protein yields the protein MTAPGSAFQWHPDTRLLRADPVLGRLRDTVRAGLSLNVADGQVTGLTTPVPVLLCATSGSSGDPKIIRRTPASWQASFAVNGPVLGLGPSATVAVFAGPESSLALYAVLEAAHHGAAILPLSGLRPDRQDQAISDHGADVLYLTPTQLIQLCDKVSPRHHVRHIMVGGGRLSPAAERAAADAFPGARLIQFYGAAETSFITWTDAATPPGSVGRPYPGVILNLDDDGTIWVCSPYLSDGYDSGDSPHTRWRNGFLTVGEVGHLDPAGHLFLTARAGRMVTVADRNVSLDGVEAALSDLIPATQIVVLAVPDARRGSRLVALIAGADFDAHEDSLRAQCRQRLSPGMVPYRIHLCDALPMLAGGKPDYIAAMALARGLA from the coding sequence ATGACGGCACCGGGCAGCGCATTCCAGTGGCATCCGGACACGCGCCTGCTGCGCGCGGATCCGGTGCTGGGCCGCCTGCGTGACACCGTTCGTGCCGGGCTGTCGCTGAACGTGGCCGACGGACAGGTCACGGGGCTGACGACGCCTGTCCCCGTCCTCCTTTGCGCCACATCCGGCAGCTCCGGCGACCCCAAGATCATCCGCCGCACGCCCGCCTCGTGGCAGGCGAGCTTTGCGGTGAATGGACCTGTCCTTGGGCTGGGGCCTTCGGCGACCGTCGCCGTCTTTGCAGGTCCCGAGTCGTCGCTGGCCCTTTACGCGGTGCTGGAAGCGGCGCACCATGGCGCAGCGATCCTGCCGCTGTCCGGCCTGCGGCCGGATCGACAAGATCAGGCCATCTCCGACCACGGCGCTGACGTGCTCTATCTGACACCAACCCAACTGATCCAGCTGTGTGACAAGGTCAGCCCGCGCCATCACGTCCGCCACATCATGGTCGGCGGTGGCCGGCTGTCCCCGGCGGCAGAGCGTGCCGCAGCCGACGCGTTTCCCGGCGCCCGGCTGATCCAGTTCTACGGCGCTGCCGAGACGAGTTTCATCACATGGACCGATGCGGCCACGCCGCCCGGCTCTGTCGGTCGTCCCTACCCCGGCGTCATCCTGAACCTTGACGATGACGGCACGATCTGGGTGTGCAGTCCCTACCTGTCGGACGGCTACGACTCGGGCGACAGTCCACACACCCGCTGGCGAAATGGCTTTCTGACGGTCGGAGAGGTCGGCCACCTCGACCCCGCCGGTCACCTGTTCCTGACAGCGCGCGCCGGGCGGATGGTGACGGTCGCGGATCGCAACGTGTCGCTCGACGGGGTCGAAGCCGCGCTGTCGGACCTGATCCCCGCGACACAGATCGTTGTCCTGGCCGTGCCAGACGCCCGGCGCGGATCGCGTCTGGTCGCGCTGATCGCCGGGGCCGACTTTGATGCGCACGAAGATTCCTTGCGCGCCCAGTGCCGCCAGCGCCTTAGCCCGGGCATGGTGCCCTACCGCATTCACCTGTGCGACGCGCTGCCGATGCTGGCGGGCGGCAAGCCAGACTATATCGCCGCCATGGCCTTGGCCCGCGGTCTGGCATGA
- a CDS encoding metallophosphoesterase family protein translates to MRLVLLTDLHFGRAQPDLVQPLLDSVAEAAPDLVVIAGDFVQRARASQFRDARDFVARLRHDWIAVPGNHDIPLYNLFARAFAPRAAYRRYITSETEPLFEDDALVVVGLDTTHRWSHQRGLIRPAQIDRVSRLIRDAGRDRTVVVMAHHPFHQAPEVEKKVMKGAARALSTWSDCGPHVILSGHLHTWTVEPFLAQKNKQMTLQVHCGTGLSTRLRGELNEFAILDIEGDTFSAVRMTADTGDMTYSARSQSRYCRTPQGWQDLA, encoded by the coding sequence ATGCGTCTTGTCCTGCTGACCGACCTCCACTTCGGCCGCGCCCAGCCGGATCTGGTGCAACCGCTGCTGGACAGCGTGGCAGAGGCCGCCCCTGATCTGGTGGTGATCGCCGGCGACTTCGTCCAGCGCGCCCGCGCCAGCCAGTTTCGCGACGCGCGCGACTTCGTCGCACGCCTGCGTCACGACTGGATCGCCGTGCCCGGCAACCATGATATCCCGCTCTACAACCTCTTTGCGCGGGCCTTTGCACCCCGCGCCGCCTATCGCCGTTATATCACGAGCGAAACAGAGCCGCTTTTCGAGGATGACGCCCTCGTGGTCGTGGGCCTTGATACCACGCACCGGTGGAGCCATCAGCGCGGCCTGATCCGCCCCGCCCAGATCGACCGGGTCAGCCGCCTGATCCGGGATGCGGGCCGGGACAGGACCGTGGTCGTGATGGCGCACCACCCCTTTCACCAGGCCCCGGAGGTTGAAAAGAAGGTCATGAAGGGCGCCGCCCGCGCGCTCTCCACCTGGTCCGACTGCGGTCCCCACGTCATTCTGTCGGGTCATCTGCACACCTGGACGGTGGAACCGTTTCTGGCCCAGAAGAACAAGCAGATGACACTTCAGGTCCACTGCGGCACCGGCCTGTCCACCCGCCTGCGCGGAGAGCTGAACGAATTCGCGATCCTCGATATCGAAGGCGATACCTTCAGCGCCGTTCGCATGACCGCCGATACCGGAGACATGACCTATTCCGCCCGCAGTCAAAGCCGCTATTGCCGCACCCCGCAGGGCTGGCAGGATCTGGCCTGA
- a CDS encoding diacylglycerol/lipid kinase family protein yields MTHPTICVLFNPASGKKKDDPTAEALLDRMRNDPRIDLRVIDNPGHLDVMVRQAVDDGFRTIVAAGGDGTIAGVTSGLLDTDVVLGVLPMGTFNFVARGLGIPEDPDAALDVLFDGTAAPLTLGEVNGEIFLNNASLGAYATVLDVREGVYKRWGRSRIAAYWSVIKAMLTLYRNLTMTITVDGKTQTLRAPMAFIASSAYQLEQYEFEGADDVRDGKLALILAPHSNRMQLLWKSVKILFGGIHRGDDYILHVGEEITIDTKRGRNLIARDGENERMKGPYTFRVRRDAIRVLVPKTGGEDAA; encoded by the coding sequence ATGACACACCCCACCATCTGCGTCCTTTTCAATCCGGCCTCGGGCAAGAAGAAGGATGACCCCACAGCCGAGGCTCTGCTGGACCGCATGCGGAATGACCCCCGCATCGACCTGCGCGTGATCGACAATCCCGGCCATCTGGATGTCATGGTCAGGCAGGCCGTCGATGACGGATTCAGGACCATCGTGGCCGCCGGTGGTGACGGCACGATCGCCGGCGTCACCTCCGGTCTGCTGGACACGGACGTCGTGCTGGGCGTCCTGCCGATGGGGACATTCAATTTCGTCGCCCGCGGCCTTGGCATCCCCGAGGATCCCGATGCCGCCCTCGACGTGCTGTTCGACGGCACTGCGGCACCCCTGACATTGGGCGAGGTCAATGGCGAGATCTTCCTCAACAACGCCAGTCTTGGCGCCTATGCCACCGTGCTCGACGTGCGCGAAGGCGTCTACAAGCGCTGGGGCCGCAGCCGGATCGCAGCCTATTGGTCGGTCATCAAGGCGATGCTGACGCTTTATCGCAACCTGACCATGACGATCACCGTGGATGGCAAGACCCAGACCCTGCGCGCGCCGATGGCGTTCATCGCCAGCAGCGCCTACCAGCTGGAGCAATACGAGTTCGAAGGCGCCGACGACGTGCGCGACGGCAAGCTGGCGCTGATCCTTGCGCCGCATTCCAACCGGATGCAACTGTTGTGGAAGTCGGTCAAGATCCTGTTCGGCGGCATCCACCGGGGGGACGACTACATCCTGCACGTCGGCGAAGAGATCACGATCGACACGAAGCGCGGCCGCAACCTGATCGCCCGCGACGGAGAGAACGAGCGCATGAAAGGCCCCTATACCTTTCGCGTGCGGCGCGATGCGATCCGCGTGTTGGTGCCGAAGACCGGTGGCGAGGACGCGGCCTGA